CTCCTTCGGCGCCTCTGCTTCTTTCTTAGGTGTGACATCAATCTCGTCGTGATCGGACATACTCTTTTTCAGGTTTTTAATAAATGATCCCATCCCTTTGCCAAGC
The Nitrospirota bacterium genome window above contains:
- a CDS encoding twin-arginine translocase TatA/TatE family subunit, translating into MFGLGTPELMLILIIVVVLFGSSKLPELGKGMGSFIKNLKKSMSDHDEIDVTPKKEAEAPKEKTEKPA